One segment of Rhipicephalus sanguineus isolate Rsan-2018 chromosome 6, BIME_Rsan_1.4, whole genome shotgun sequence DNA contains the following:
- the LOC119396780 gene encoding FAU ubiquitin-like and ribosomal protein S30: MKIIIQCQESHAVEVTGDETVAFLKNYLHTTEGIVPEDQRLYAEGGKPLNDGDLLSACLTDGALVNAVVPLVGGKVHGSLARAGKVKGQTPKVEKQEKKKKKTGRAKRRIQYNRRFVNAVATFGRRRGPNANQAS; the protein is encoded by the exons ATGAAGATAATCATCCAATGCCAGGAGAGTCACGCCGTTGAGGTGACTGGCGACGAGACCGTTGCCTTCCTCAAG AACTACCTTCACACAACTGAGGGTATTGTGCCCGAGGACCAGCGGCTATACGCCGAGGGAGGCAAGCCACTGAACGATGGGGACCTGTTGTCTGCCTGCTTGACCGACGGCGCCCTCGTCAATGCCGTTGTGCCCCTAGTCGGAG GCAAGGTCCACGGCTCCCTGGCTCGTGCCGGAAAGGTCAAGGGACAGACGCCGAAGGTGGAGAagcaggagaagaaaaagaagaagactggCCGTGCCAAGAGGCGCATCCAGTACAACAGGCGCTTTGTCAACGCCGTGGCCACCTTCGGACGCAGGAGGGGACCCAACGCCAACCAGGCTTCATAG
- the LOC119397633 gene encoding gamma-tubulin complex component 5-like, translating into MALEGNVLNPYWNWCHNHPVEAPAHTTISSNLVKEWEKYLNSCGVLTPPGEHRILSERLLLRETLWMLRGTKELFAFSWNGTDFVVNDNFKLTHLTQAAVKNSLEEVCRYASYVAHLQDFISATAGVGEETSVVSLTYQAFANSVAEQLVPYNRLLVDIEKVLIEQKETFTLMMLFRDMHPYFESVRHLHDIYSSVLPSDSTTSPVQSTVKLLSVLERALESATILSQHRSQTVSLYLDTLKPFIDFVDELSSTGKLTDPYQEFPIRRARDVTFEDPTYWKSSLYICDSDYLNTIMGPHLLPLTSAGKSMEHLTHATQSKNPVRRSMPGTLYTSIINNIPHSASKVESEANQAATLRSVAEIFEEINQWTKQIGFFGLINVASEHMSIKTDSVTRNLTCTLYQVQQAITTAVTERCRQNSAKFLHYLQSECELSKQIDTVHSHFLMFAGEIMHLFTSEVFLKLLSDTPETWQNLSFLNFALQEALSCHCQPVPFCKKLSMRLKGSFAKVPLDGFDNVVLRYDVAWPMSIVLTETTLDLYNRIFVFLCKVKCAKFALEELHFQELHKSYVKETMTMKRVARFLQLLRFQVLTFLNSFHACLMQEVLHSSKLAFDKELDSATDLDTVIKCHEGFVAKVFRQCLLSDQFNQLREPLLSFLKLCTKLHVLWNRG; encoded by the exons ATGGCACTTGAAGGCAACGTCCTGAATCCGTACTGGAACTGGTGTCACAACCATCCTGTCGAGGCTCCTGCGCACACCACTATTTCTTCGAACTTAGTCAAAGAATGGGAAAAATACCTGAACAGCTGCGGCGTTTTAACGCCGCCCGGTGAGCACAGAATACTCTCCGAACGGCTCTTGCTTCGCGAGACGCTGTGGATGCTGCGCGGTACGAAAGAACTGTTCGCGTTTTCCTGGAATGGAACGGATTTCGTCGTCAATGACAATTTCAAGTTGACGCACCTGACACAAGCAGCAGTGAAGAACTCGCTGGAGGAAGTGTGCCGCTATGCGTCCTACGTAGCACATTTGCAGGACTTCATTTCAGCGACTGCAGGTGTCGGAGAGGAGACTTCTGTGGTGTCGCTTACTTACCAAGCCTTTGCGAACTCTGTTGCGGAGCAACTGGTGCCATACAACAGGCTCCTTGTGGACATTGAAAAAGTGCTCATAGAACAGAAGGAAACTTTTACGCTTATGATGCTGTTTAGGGACATGCATCCATATTTTGAGAGTGTAAGGCATCTGCATGACATTTACAGTAGCGTTCTGCCCAGTGATTCTACAACCAGCCCCGTGCAAAGCACAGTCAAGCTTCTCAGCGTTCTCGAGCGGGCCTTAGAAAGTGCCACAATTTTAAGCCAACACAGGTCACAAACGGTGAGCTTGTACCTGGATACATTGAAACCCTTCATTGACTTCGTCGATGAGCTAAGCAGCACTGGAAAGCTTACTGATCCGTATCAAGAGTTTCCTATCAGACGCGCTCGCGACGTTACGTTTGAAGACCCAACGTACTGGAAGTCATCTCTCTACATATGCGATTCAGATTACTTGAATACCATCATGGGACCCCATTTACTGCCACTCACGTCTGCAGGCAAGTCGATGGAGCACCTGACGCACGCAACACAAAGCAAGAACCCTGTCCGAAGGAGTATGCCGGGTACACTATACACATCCATTATCAACAACATACCTCACTCTGCAAGCAAAGTTGAAAGTGAGGCGAACCAAGCTGCAACTTTGAGAAGTGTTGCAGAGATATTTGAGGAAATCAATCAGTGGACTAAGCAGATTGGTTTCTTTGGCCTGATTAATGTGGCCTCCGAGCACATGTCGATCAAGACGGATAGTGTGACGCGCAATTTGACTTGCACACTGTATCAAGTTCAGCAAGCAATCACAACTGCGGTGACGGAAAGATGCCGTCAGAACAGTGCCAAGTTCCTCCATTATCTCCAATCCGAGTGCGAGCTTTCCAAACAGATTGACACTGTTCATAGTCACTTTCTTATGTTCGCTGGTGAAATTATGCACTTGTTTACCTCTGAGGTGTTCCTGAAGCTTTTGTCAGACACTCCAGAGACGTGGCAGAACTTGTCATTCTTGAATTTTGCCCTGCAGGAAGCACTGTCTTGTCACTGCCAACCTGTTCCTTTCTGTAAGAAGTTGAGCATGAGACTGAAAGGGAGCTTTGCCAAAGTACCGCTGGATGGCTTTGACAATGTCGTCCTGCGCTATGATGTAGCGTGGCCAATGTCAATCGTGTTGACTGAGACCACCCTCGATTTGTACAACCGGATCTTCGTCTTCCTTTGCAAGGTGAAATGTGCCAAGTTTGCTCTAGAAGAACTGCATTTCCAGGAGCTCCACAAGAGCTATGTCAAGGAGACAATGACAATGAAGCGGGTTGCTCGCTTTCTCCAGTTACTGAGATTTCAAGTCCTCACTTTTCTCAACTCCTTCCATGCATGTCTTATGCAAGAAGTCCTGCATAGCAGTAAATTAGCCTTTGACAAGGAACTAGACAGTGCCACAGATCTGGACACCGTCATCAAGTGCCACGAAGGGTTCGTTGCCAAAGTGTTTCGTCAGTGCCTGCTGAGCGACCAATTCAATCAGCTGCGAGAACCGTTGCTCTCTTTTCTAAAGCTTTGCACCAAGTTACATGTCCTCTGGAATAGAG GATAG